AGCAGATAAGATAATGCTTCGTAAATCTGCGTAGGATGTTTGGCTAAAATTTCATTGGTCCGGACGAATATAAAACCCCAGGGTAATGAGGTTTCCATACCGTATATTTCGGAATTCAACAGGTTCCCTATCCTGATAAGGAAGCCGGATAAGGCCACTACCACTACAATTTTGTCAAGTATCCAGAGAAAGGGTTTATGTTCAACACGTGAAAAGATATACAAAGCGGTCAGAATACCAACAGCAGCGCCATGGCTGGCCAAACCGCCATACCAGATCATAAAAATTTCCCACGGGTGCTGAAAATAATAATCCGGTTCGTAAAAGAGGCAATGCCCTAAACGGGCACCGACAATTGTTCCAATAGCTATATACCAGGTGAGATGATTCAGTACTTTTAGCGGAACATGCTCTTT
The window above is part of the Bacteroidales bacterium genome. Proteins encoded here:
- the lgt gene encoding prolipoprotein diacylglyceryl transferase, which produces MSLPGFIIWDIDPEIFSVGVFSVRWYGLLFAAAFVLGYFIIRKMFRKEHVPLKVLNHLTWYIAIGTIVGARLGHCLFYEPDYYFQHPWEIFMIWYGGLASHGAAVGILTALYIFSRVEHKPFLWILDKIVVVVALSGFLIRIGNLLNSEIYGMETSLPWGFIFVRTNEILAKHPTQIYEALSYLLIFILLYYLYFKKPTVMYQGVLSGIFLVLTFSVRFLIEFIKEDQVAFEKGMVLNMGQMLSIPLIIWGIYLLTRPKKIFAGKMPDKIEETSN